The following coding sequences are from one Haliotis asinina isolate JCU_RB_2024 chromosome 3, JCU_Hal_asi_v2, whole genome shotgun sequence window:
- the LOC137277548 gene encoding E3 ubiquitin-protein ligase RNF19B-like isoform X2, with product MKKRDSEVISTSSGTSKGSDHRKGSTFSLRRIFHVRRPRNRSKSHASLDSDSARSETSLNVVTEPPPPPLPIVPCPPPSVTAVAQSKRKDNCRECPVCMVDQDLDNFPEIMTCHHRSCRDCLKQYLQIEISESRINIACPECAEKFHPNDIQMILRDELLMTKYEDFMLRRVLAMDPDARWCPAPDCGYAVIATGCAGCPKLKCERPGCNTFFCYHCKQHWHPNQTCDTARAERSPNIRSSSLSYSNESGSQNDIKPCPRCGAFIVKMNDGSCNHMTCAVCGAEFCWLCMKEISDLHYLSPSGCTFWGKKPWSRKKKILWQLGTLVGAPVGITLVAGIAVPAMIIGIPVWVGRKLHSRYENSTSKHRRNLAITGGVAASILVSPIIAGLAVGIGVPILLAYVYGVVPISLCRSGGCGVTTTNTGGVRFEFDEEAEGTQAGKYADTGDSHSVETGHHVANPSIAPSIGEASVGMTNSLSASGSHMDRVGGIRDESDRDSASNRAIAGSSLNGSLCGSTYTTYQNKLEVQADVSTNHMSQCKRASFSSESANISLSEKSATVSFYDDASTKALAGSIAGYSNKDSTSLSSPPCESHTGDDCVSLCQDCTSDNKSHTSHSECPRKFSASQPNSPGLSRSVSNSFDEVKLQKCRKCTRFQDVDSQESLPGHYQGEMNSKSDSDKGIRVPFVTVCEQAAAAGDSGYRESVLSSEAGGDGGYLRGGAHAERLDSCSSHDSSKSGMNLPEVETDRPSTGSDTSQSAISLIPQSAKVSDSCLPFPQASPTSSCSTGDSADETTSMIRRRRSCELAYDNGRLSPTEMK from the exons ATGAAGAAGCGAGACAGTGAAGTTATCTCAACCTCTTCCGGAACTTCCAAAGGGTCTGATCACCGGAAGGGCTCAACATTTTCCTTAAGGAGAATATTTCATGTACGGAGACCTCGTAATCGGTCCAAGTCACACGCCAGCTTGGACTCTGATTCTGCTCGATCTGAGACGAGCCTAAATGTTGTGACTGAGCCTCCACCTCCCCCCTTGCCTATAGTGCCATGCCCTCCTCCCAGTGTCACTGCAGTTGCCCAGTCAAAGAGAAAGGACAACTGCCGAGAATGTCCGGTCTGCATGGTGGACCAGGATCTGGACAATTTTCCCGAAATCATGACCTGTCACCACCGATCATGTCGGGACTGTCTGAAGCAGTACTTGCAGATTGAGATCTCTGAGAGTCGTATCAATATTGCATGTCCAGAATGTGCTGAGAAATTCCACCCGAATGACATCCAGATGATCCTTCGAGATGAACTTCTCATGACAAAGTATGAGGACTTCATGTTGAGGCGTGTCCTAGCCATGGATCCTGATGCAAGGTGGTGTCCAGCACCAGACTGTGG GTACGCAGTGATTGCCACAGGTTGTGCAGGGTGTCCGAAGTTGAAGTGTGAGAGGCCTGGCTGCAACACCTTCTTCTGCTACCACTGCAAGCAGCACTGGCACCCCAACCAGACCTGTGACACAGCCAGGGCGGAGAGGTCCCCCAATATACGATCATCTTCACTCAGTTACAGTAATGAGTCTGGATCACAGA ATGACATCAagccatgtccaaggtgtggagcATTCATCGTTAAAATGAATGATGGGTCCTGTAACCACATGACATGTGCTGTGTGTGGGGCAGAGTTCTGCTGGCTGTGCATGAAGGAAATCTCTGATCTGCACTATCTCAG TCCCTCTGGCTGTACATTCTGGGGGAAGAAGCCCTGGAGTAGGAAGAAGAAGATCCTGTGGCAGCTAGGGACACTAGTTGGTGCTCCTGTAGGTATTACGTTGGTGGCAGGTATAGCTGTGCCTGCAATGATCATAGGAATCCCGGTGTGGGTTGGTAGGAAG CTCCATTCCCGATATGAGAATTCCACCTCCAAACATCGGCGTAACCTGGCCATTACAGGAGGTGTGGCTGCCTCCATCTTGGTGTCTCCTATCATAGCAGGCCTGGCTGTTG GTATTGGTGTTCCCATCTTGTTGGCATATGTCTATGGAGTGGTTCCCATCTCTCTCTGTCGAAGTGGAGGTTGTGGAGTTACAACCACCAACACGGGCGGAGTTCGTTTCGAGTTCGACGAGGAGGCAGAGGGTACTCAGGCTGGGAAGTATGCAGATACAG GAGACAGCCACAGTGTTGAGACTGGTCACCATGTCGCCAACCCAAGCATCGCCCCTAGTATCGGTGAGGCATCAGTGGGGATGACCAACAGTCTGAGTGCCAGCGGAAGTCACATGGACCGCGTGGGCGGTATACGAGATGAGAGTGACCGGGATTCTGCCAGCAATAGAGCCATTGCTGGCTCAAGTTTGAACGGCTCATTGTGTGGGAGCACATACACCACATACCAGAACAA ACTGGAGGTGCAGGCTGACGTTTCTACCAACCACATGTCTCAGTGTAAGAGAGCCAGCTTCAGCAGTGAGTCTGCCAACATCAGCCTCAGTGAAAAGTCAGCCACAGTATCTTTCTATGACGATGCCAGCACAAAGGCACTGGCAGGGTCTATTGCAGGCTATAG CAACAAGGACAGCACGTCCCTGTCCTCACCACCCTGCGAGAGTCACACTGGAGATGACTGTGTGTCCCTGTGTCAGGACTGTACGTCTGACAACAAAAGTCACACGTCACACTCGGAGTGCCCTCGCAAGTTCAGCGCCTCGCAACCAAACTCCCCTGGACTCTCCAGAAGTGTCAGTAACTCCTTCGATGAAGTCAAACTTCAGAAGTGCCGCAAGTGCACACGTTTTCAGGATGTTGATTCCCAAGAGAGTCTTCCTGGCCATTATCAAGGGGAGATGAATAGCAAATCTGACTCGGACAAAGGTATCAGAGTGCCGTTCGTGACAGTGTGTGAGCAAGCAGCTGCTGCTGGTGATTCTGGGTACAGGGAAAGTGTCCTTAGCAGTGAAGCAGGAGGTGATGGAGGTTACCTGCGGGGAGGGGCCCATGCCGAGAGATTAGACAGTTGTTCTTCCCACGACAGCAGTAAAAGTGGTATGAACCTACCCGAGGTGGAAACGGACCGTCCATCCACTGGCTCGGACACCTCACAAAGTGCTATTTCTTTGATTCCACAGTCAGCCAAAGTGAGTGATAGCTGTTTGCCATTCCCACAGGCGTCGCCAACATCCTCCTGTTCAACAGGAGACTCGGCAGACGAAACTACATCCATGATTCGGCGTAGACGCAGCTGTGAGCTGGCCTACGACAATGGTCGTCTTTCTCCAACAGAGATGAAATAA
- the LOC137277547 gene encoding uncharacterized protein, with the protein MTDDKPPEIVPRKRPPKREQEVPLRFLEGDEDYTMKDFYEQFRNSLPKTVVATQGSLGDIDLDTFCSGQVMYIHTTTQQTRVVARDNMGRTFSIPKDYSMKFQVVKSRGKVGPGQSLKEILDENELPVQVKFAVPKDCTFHIGSDQKKVQNMSNWALVEEYEETYMIANCINTRTIDKKPVPVPVYLQDLLVALATGLEGKTEEEWKQYELFLAEEMKSVKVDVNVGNKDIALYSDESLGLSDNVYDYIEPKEFLTFKRLPATDGEAYGVVDDDDDDDDNIYTPINEDDVYVPRPPIPKREPKTAPVKSKSQSESPDKDQKKEQLSPTGSETAHGYVNDIPRKEVAPFGLLKGLLKGKQDGARSSVKAEPGNVAVKDLSIAELGKKMKELKLEKHITAFKKQQIDGTIALELTKEILQRDFAFSAVEAIKMMGFIQSGHIPK; encoded by the exons ATGACTGACGACAAGCCGCCGGAAATTGTGCCAAG GAAGAGGCCACCGAAGAGGGAGCAGGAGGTACCCCTACGCTTCCTAGAGGGGGACGAAGACTACACAATGAAGGACTTTTATGAACAGTTCAGAAACTCCCTCCCTAAAACCGTGGTAGCAACACAAGGCAGCCTTGGAGACATCGACCTGGACACCTTCTGCTCCGGCCAA GTGATGTACATCCACACTACCACACAACAGACTCGAGTGGTGGCCCGCGACAACATGGGTAGGACCTTCAGCATCCCAAAAGACTACTCCATGAAGTTCCAGGTGGTCAAGTCCAGGGGCAAAG TTGGACCCGGACAAAGCCTGAAGGAGATACTGGACGAGAATGAACTGCCCGTACAGGTGAAGTTTGCTGTTCCGAAAGACTGCACGTTCCATATCGGCTCTGACCAAAAGAAAGTCCAAAACATGAGCAACTGGGCGCTGGTGGAGGAGTACGAGGAGACCTACATGATCGCtaactgtatcaatacaa GAACTATCGACAAGAAGCCGGTTCCAGTTCCGGTGTATCTCCAAGACCTGTTGGTTGCCTTGGCAACGGGCCTAGAGGGGAAGACGGAGGAAGAGTGGAAGCAGTACGAGCTATTCCTTGCAGAGGAGATGAAGTCTGTCAAAGTGGATGTCAACGTCGGAAACAAAG ATATAGCTTTATATTCGGATGAGTCTCTTGGATTGTCGGACAACGTTTATGACTACATCGAGCCAAAAgaatttctgacattcaagCGTTTACCGGCAACAGACGGTGAAGCATATGGTGTGgtcgatgacgatgacgatgacgatgacaacATCTACACACCCATCAATGAAGACGACGTCTACGTACCACGCCCGCCTATCCCGAAACGAGAACCGAAAACTGCTCCTGTGAAATCCAAGTCTCAATCGGAGTCGCCCGATAAAGACCAGAAAAAAGAACAGTTGTCGCCGACCGGAAGTGAAACAGCTCACGGATACGTAAATGACATTCCTCGAAAGGAGGTAGCTCCTTTTGGCCTCCTTAAGGGTCTTTTAAAGGGCAAACAAGATGGTGCAAGGTCCAGTGTTAAAGCAGAGCCAGGGAATGTGGCTGTGAAAGACTTATCAATCGCTGAACTCGGCAAGAAGATGAAGGAACTGAAGCTTGAGAAACACATCACCGCTTTCAAGAAACAACAGATTGACGGCACCATCGCTTTAGAGCTCACGAAAGAGATCCTCCAGAGAGATTTTGCGTTCTCAGCGGTAGAGGCCATCAAGATGATGGGCTTCATCCAGTCAGGTCATATCCCAAAATAA
- the LOC137277548 gene encoding E3 ubiquitin-protein ligase RNF19B-like isoform X1 yields MKKRDSEVISTSSGTSKGSDHRKGSTFSLRRIFHVRRPRNRSKSHASLDSDSARSETSLNVVTEPPPPPLPIVPCPPPSVTAVAQSKRKDNCRECPVCMVDQDLDNFPEIMTCHHRSCRDCLKQYLQIEISESRINIACPECAEKFHPNDIQMILRDELLMTKYEDFMLRRVLAMDPDARWCPAPDCGYAVIATGCAGCPKLKCERPGCNTFFCYHCKQHWHPNQTCDTARAERSPNIRSSSLSYSNESGSQKDDIKPCPRCGAFIVKMNDGSCNHMTCAVCGAEFCWLCMKEISDLHYLSPSGCTFWGKKPWSRKKKILWQLGTLVGAPVGITLVAGIAVPAMIIGIPVWVGRKLHSRYENSTSKHRRNLAITGGVAASILVSPIIAGLAVGIGVPILLAYVYGVVPISLCRSGGCGVTTTNTGGVRFEFDEEAEGTQAGKYADTGDSHSVETGHHVANPSIAPSIGEASVGMTNSLSASGSHMDRVGGIRDESDRDSASNRAIAGSSLNGSLCGSTYTTYQNKLEVQADVSTNHMSQCKRASFSSESANISLSEKSATVSFYDDASTKALAGSIAGYSNKDSTSLSSPPCESHTGDDCVSLCQDCTSDNKSHTSHSECPRKFSASQPNSPGLSRSVSNSFDEVKLQKCRKCTRFQDVDSQESLPGHYQGEMNSKSDSDKGIRVPFVTVCEQAAAAGDSGYRESVLSSEAGGDGGYLRGGAHAERLDSCSSHDSSKSGMNLPEVETDRPSTGSDTSQSAISLIPQSAKVSDSCLPFPQASPTSSCSTGDSADETTSMIRRRRSCELAYDNGRLSPTEMK; encoded by the exons ATGAAGAAGCGAGACAGTGAAGTTATCTCAACCTCTTCCGGAACTTCCAAAGGGTCTGATCACCGGAAGGGCTCAACATTTTCCTTAAGGAGAATATTTCATGTACGGAGACCTCGTAATCGGTCCAAGTCACACGCCAGCTTGGACTCTGATTCTGCTCGATCTGAGACGAGCCTAAATGTTGTGACTGAGCCTCCACCTCCCCCCTTGCCTATAGTGCCATGCCCTCCTCCCAGTGTCACTGCAGTTGCCCAGTCAAAGAGAAAGGACAACTGCCGAGAATGTCCGGTCTGCATGGTGGACCAGGATCTGGACAATTTTCCCGAAATCATGACCTGTCACCACCGATCATGTCGGGACTGTCTGAAGCAGTACTTGCAGATTGAGATCTCTGAGAGTCGTATCAATATTGCATGTCCAGAATGTGCTGAGAAATTCCACCCGAATGACATCCAGATGATCCTTCGAGATGAACTTCTCATGACAAAGTATGAGGACTTCATGTTGAGGCGTGTCCTAGCCATGGATCCTGATGCAAGGTGGTGTCCAGCACCAGACTGTGG GTACGCAGTGATTGCCACAGGTTGTGCAGGGTGTCCGAAGTTGAAGTGTGAGAGGCCTGGCTGCAACACCTTCTTCTGCTACCACTGCAAGCAGCACTGGCACCCCAACCAGACCTGTGACACAGCCAGGGCGGAGAGGTCCCCCAATATACGATCATCTTCACTCAGTTACAGTAATGAGTCTGGATCACAGA AAGATGACATCAagccatgtccaaggtgtggagcATTCATCGTTAAAATGAATGATGGGTCCTGTAACCACATGACATGTGCTGTGTGTGGGGCAGAGTTCTGCTGGCTGTGCATGAAGGAAATCTCTGATCTGCACTATCTCAG TCCCTCTGGCTGTACATTCTGGGGGAAGAAGCCCTGGAGTAGGAAGAAGAAGATCCTGTGGCAGCTAGGGACACTAGTTGGTGCTCCTGTAGGTATTACGTTGGTGGCAGGTATAGCTGTGCCTGCAATGATCATAGGAATCCCGGTGTGGGTTGGTAGGAAG CTCCATTCCCGATATGAGAATTCCACCTCCAAACATCGGCGTAACCTGGCCATTACAGGAGGTGTGGCTGCCTCCATCTTGGTGTCTCCTATCATAGCAGGCCTGGCTGTTG GTATTGGTGTTCCCATCTTGTTGGCATATGTCTATGGAGTGGTTCCCATCTCTCTCTGTCGAAGTGGAGGTTGTGGAGTTACAACCACCAACACGGGCGGAGTTCGTTTCGAGTTCGACGAGGAGGCAGAGGGTACTCAGGCTGGGAAGTATGCAGATACAG GAGACAGCCACAGTGTTGAGACTGGTCACCATGTCGCCAACCCAAGCATCGCCCCTAGTATCGGTGAGGCATCAGTGGGGATGACCAACAGTCTGAGTGCCAGCGGAAGTCACATGGACCGCGTGGGCGGTATACGAGATGAGAGTGACCGGGATTCTGCCAGCAATAGAGCCATTGCTGGCTCAAGTTTGAACGGCTCATTGTGTGGGAGCACATACACCACATACCAGAACAA ACTGGAGGTGCAGGCTGACGTTTCTACCAACCACATGTCTCAGTGTAAGAGAGCCAGCTTCAGCAGTGAGTCTGCCAACATCAGCCTCAGTGAAAAGTCAGCCACAGTATCTTTCTATGACGATGCCAGCACAAAGGCACTGGCAGGGTCTATTGCAGGCTATAG CAACAAGGACAGCACGTCCCTGTCCTCACCACCCTGCGAGAGTCACACTGGAGATGACTGTGTGTCCCTGTGTCAGGACTGTACGTCTGACAACAAAAGTCACACGTCACACTCGGAGTGCCCTCGCAAGTTCAGCGCCTCGCAACCAAACTCCCCTGGACTCTCCAGAAGTGTCAGTAACTCCTTCGATGAAGTCAAACTTCAGAAGTGCCGCAAGTGCACACGTTTTCAGGATGTTGATTCCCAAGAGAGTCTTCCTGGCCATTATCAAGGGGAGATGAATAGCAAATCTGACTCGGACAAAGGTATCAGAGTGCCGTTCGTGACAGTGTGTGAGCAAGCAGCTGCTGCTGGTGATTCTGGGTACAGGGAAAGTGTCCTTAGCAGTGAAGCAGGAGGTGATGGAGGTTACCTGCGGGGAGGGGCCCATGCCGAGAGATTAGACAGTTGTTCTTCCCACGACAGCAGTAAAAGTGGTATGAACCTACCCGAGGTGGAAACGGACCGTCCATCCACTGGCTCGGACACCTCACAAAGTGCTATTTCTTTGATTCCACAGTCAGCCAAAGTGAGTGATAGCTGTTTGCCATTCCCACAGGCGTCGCCAACATCCTCCTGTTCAACAGGAGACTCGGCAGACGAAACTACATCCATGATTCGGCGTAGACGCAGCTGTGAGCTGGCCTACGACAATGGTCGTCTTTCTCCAACAGAGATGAAATAA